The Orcinus orca chromosome 1, mOrcOrc1.1, whole genome shotgun sequence DNA window gaactaagatcctgcaagccaagcagcgtggccaaaaacaaacaaatgaaacttctctgtgcctcaatttctctaTCTAGAAAACAAGATTATTAAAAGCCCTGagggcagacttccctggtggcccagtggttaagaaactgcctgccaatgcaggggacacggttcacgccctagtccaggaagatcccacatgccttggagcaacgaagcttgtgcgccacaactactgagcctgcgctctagagcccgcgagccacaactaatgagcccacgtaccacaactactgaagcccaagcgcctagagcccgtgctccacaacaaagaggagccactgcaatgagaagcccgcgcaccacaacaaagagtagcccccgctctccacaggtagagaaagcccatgcgcagcaacgaagacccgacgcagccaaaaataaataaataaaattaattaattaaaaaaaaaaagcccccaggggtaattccctggcgatccagtggttaggactcggcctCTCACTGGCATTGTCACTgccgatccctggtccgggaactaacatcccacaagctgcatggcatggccaaaaaaaaaaaaaaaaaaagccctccgGGTCAAGGGCCACTGTAAGGATACTGGGACTGGGTCTTAACTGACTTTGAATGACAGGCACCTGGCCTGTGCTCTGTAAACATTTGTTACATGATTAAAAGGCCTCAAGCATTAGGCCTCAAACAGAGACCCTCAGAAGACTGTCATTTCCTTTCCTGAGTTACTTTCACCTATTCTGAGGGAAGAATGTATTTCTGTCTCCTCCATTAATTTGGACACATGGTAGGGATGTATCTGGCTCTTACATTTCAGGGAACAAGTACCAGCTTTGCAGTCAGGCCTATCTGGGGGCACAGATCAGCTCACTGTTTGCTATCATCAAGCGTTATTTATGTCTTTGCCCTTGGTTCCCATTCCCTTCCTGCAGGTAGGCCTGGTACTTTTAGTGGGCCACAGTCAGTGCTTGTTGAGTGACTGACTAACCTTTATGGTATTATAGTCCAGTATTCTTCAGAAACCCAGGCACCCACAACTGAAATCTGAGACAGCCTGGACTTTACCCTTTGCTCTTGTGGGTCCATCTCATCAGTCACCTCTGAACGTCTCCTGACTGTCAGGTAGTGCACATCCCCATGACTACTGCCTAGAGTTTATGTCCATTCTCCAAACTAGCCTGCGAGAGTTTTCTAAAGAGAAAACCTGATCATCCATAACCATTTGAAGATTACCTCCTGCCTAAGGGAAAATTACAACTCCTTTGTCTCCTGACCCGCAAACTATCTAGTCCTGGTTCCTCTCTTCCGGCTTGAAGCTCCATTTATTCTTCACAGATTAATGTACATGCCACCTCCTCTGTGATAGAGGGCACTTTCTGTACTTGGCTGAGACCTCTGTGGTGGCAAAACTCACAATCTGACCCACGTGCTAGCTGTTTGCCAGTCTGTCTCCCCCGGGGCAGGGCCCATGTCTGATTCACTTCTTTGTCCTCAGAGGCTAGCATGGGGCCTGGCACTCAGTAGTGGCAGGAGAATGCTTAACTGTGATCATTAGTAACATATCCTGAGTACTCTATGACAAGTTTTTCAAACACCTGATGTCATCTGATCCTTGAAACATCTTACAGATAAATAGGCTCCGTGAAGTTATGTAATACGCCCAAGATCACATAATGAGAAAAGGGTGAAATCTGTATGTGAATCCAGccctcttaaccactgggcttaTCCTGCCTCTCATAGAGAATCATTCTGATGGGCTTAGGCCTTACCCACCCCCTTACCTTGGCGCTATACTGGTTGAGCTCTCCGCCCTCATGGCCTGCAATGATGCACTCGCCAAGGGGTCCCCAAACAGCACTGGTGATCTTGGAGTCGTTGCACGGGATCTTCATGTAGGGCTCGTTGTTGTCTGTGTGGGGCAGCAGATGTCAGGCCCTGGGCTCTGGAGTCGAGCCCTTCACCTCAACTCTAGTCCTGAACCCCAGCACCGGCTCACCAATCTGGCTCGGATCCCGCAGGTCGAAGAAGCTCACGAAGCACTGGTAGCCCATCTGCTTGTCCGTGGAGAACATGATGATGTTGCCCCCGAAGTCAAAGCCACAGGTCCGGACTGCTGAATTGGTCTTGACTAGGGCCAGCTGCTTCCCTGGAGACAGGCAGAGTGTGGGCTAGCCCTTGCCCACTGCAGGGAGGACTCTCTCTACACTTGCCTATTGGGatttccctcgtggcacagtggataagactctgcactcccaatgcagggagccagggttctatccctggtcagggaactagatcccacatgcatgctgcaactaagagttcgtatgccacaactaaggagcccatgtcctgcaactaaggagctggtgcaaccaaataaatattttttaaaagcaaaacaaacaaaaaaatacacttGCCTATCGTCACGTTGCACTGTTTCACCTGCACTACTGACTCTAGTGCCCTCCCCCACTTTTTTCCTCACTGCTGTGCTTTGGCTCAAGTCTTTTAACTTCTCCCCACAGTCCCTCCTCAGACACCTGCCACTGTGGCACTCACAGTGGACTGCATTCTATCTGTCTCTGCCTCAGAATGCACTCTTCCACAGCAAAGTCCTGCTCTAATTTCTctgtgtgtccccagtgcccagcaaaGACCTGGGAGATCTGGATTACCAGTAAACGTTTACTAAATGCAGCAGCTTAATAGGCTCCCCTGTCTTCTGTCTGTTCTTCCAATGCTCCCCACTGCTATCTGGGCTTGCTAAAGCTAAATACGCTCTTCCCTGCTCAGGGACCTCCATGGCATGCCAAATCCTACAGAACAAAGCCATGCTCCTGAGTTTGCATTCAAGGCCTGTTCTGGCCCTAgcctgcctcagcttccccactgCTGTCTATTTCATTCCCCAAGAAGCAGGAACTCCCGCCAGATCAGATGGCTTGGATATGATACTTGCCCTGCTTTCATTCCTGCATGTTCCAGAGCGATGACCTCTTTCTCATCCTTCAAGCCCCAGCTCATATGATATTTACTTTGGGAAACCTTCCCAGGCTGTTCCCACCCCCATTCCAGGCATTCAGTTGCCCACCTCCGGCCTTCCACAGTGCTCTTTGCTTCCTCTAACATGGCTTATATCTCACTGTATgcctcttttctcctctgtcttctttattttcttgtctgtCTCTTTTTCCCTAGACTAAGAACCATCTCTGGATTTATCTCTACTTACCCAGAACCTGTAGGTCCTCACTGTTTGCTGTAAAAGTGAAGGATTCAGGCTTACCTGTTTCACAGTCCCAGAGACGACAGCTGTTGTCAGCTGAGCCGGTGAGGACATGCTTGGTGTCCCCTGAAGAGGGTGTTAAGAAGCATGACAGAGTTCACCCGAGCCCTTGTCCTCCTGGAAGGCCAACTGAATCACCTCCCTGTTCAGCACCAGAGagccttccttcttctctcatcCTAACCTCCTCATCCAGAACTGGAACTTGTCCTAAATGCTCCCCCAACCAATGAACAGACCAAGGAGGCAGGTAGCATCATTCTCTAGACCCACAAGAGCAACCCAGACTCCCAACTCCAAGTCAGCAGCCTCTCCATTGCTGGCAGACCCTGGGAGCACAGACTCAGAGCAAAGACAAGGATACAGTCAGCGTCCACACACCACACAGCTCCGGTATGGCCCATATAGGTGCCCAGCCTCTCACCATTCACAGAGTACCATACATTGACAATCTGGAGGTGTCAATGACAATATGACAGGGTGATAGGCATCTCAGGCAGAGCAACGGCCTCCTATTTTGCCCCAGGAGCCCCCAGCAGCCTCTACCTAGGCCAGATTCTGCCCTCTCCTGCTCATCTCTTGGGAAAGAGCAGGTTGCTGGTAAAAAGACCAACTCCTGGATTCTCCTCCTTCCCACAGGTAAGCAGCAAGGGAGTCAGGAGGCTTGCAAAAAGTCTCCATTTGCCACTATACCGGCCCTTTCCCAGACTCCTAAaccctcagaaaaataaaaggtcaagTCAGGTGCGAGCCTAGCAAAACAGTAGCTTTGGTGTTCTGTCCAAATGGGAGCAGTTGGTAGTAGGGAAGCTTGGGTTCCCATCCCTGCTCTGCTACTATCTCACTGTATTATCTCAAAATTAGTGCTTCTcccctctgaacttcagttttcccatctgtaaaatggtcagGACAGTAACGCCTTCTTCAAAGGGTAGCTCCAATAAAATACTGtctaaggaatttaaaatataggTGACTAACATTAATTAGGCATTCACACACACTAAGCTCCTTACTTGAATAATCTCATTAATCTTAAAGACAATCCCAGAAAGAAGCACTATTACTACCCATATTTTGTAAGAAGGGACACTTTTAAGTTTATAAAGGTTAAACGACATGCTCAAAGTCACACTGCTAGTGAACGCAGCACTCAGGATTCAAATCAGGTCTGTTTGGTTTCAGAGCCCTCACTTTTAGGCACTCGAGTTAACTTCCTCCatatggaggtgcctcaaaagGCAGTACTGTGAGGGGCTGTCTGCAGTCAGTGAGCGGCAGGAAACGGCTGACTGAAATGATACCAGGGACATCTTCATTAAGGCCTCTGTGTCCCTCGCCACCCAAGGATCAACTTTCCCTTTCTTCAGGTGGTCTGCTCCCCTATCCTTGTAGAATAGTTTTGTTCTTCCCCAGAATGGTCTCCTCTCCGCTCCCTGAGCAAGCTGACCCTcgtcccccttccccttccacaAGGTCCCTTACTTTTCTTCTCCCCGGCTAGTCCTTCCTTCTACCAACAACTGAGTCCTttcccacctctccaggtttaatgttCTCGCCCTCCTAATCCCGGGATAGTCTCTCCCTACTTCTCAGAATGGGGCGCTCTTTGGGTTCTCTCTCGCGGCAAAACTGGCCTGTCCACCCTTCGCCCCGCCAGAATGAACTCGCCCCCTCCCGGGCCCCCTCCGCACTGTCCCGGCGGCTCGCCCTCCGGCCGACGCTCACCGGGTCCTTGGCCACCGTGAAGAGAAGGTCTCCCTCGCGGTTGTACTTAATCTGCGTAATGGACCGCTCATGGCCCTGCAGCAGGATCGGCTTCTGTGGGGACAGGACGGGAGTGTCAGCGCCCAGAATCGGCCCCGGCCCGGACCCCCAGGGCAACAACTCTAATTCACGGGAACTCACCATGCCGGCGGTGACGCGAGGAAAAACGCAACGCGAGCAGAACCGGAAGAGGCTTTGGCACCACTTCCGGATTACGGGTCTCCGCCCCTTCGTTCCCGGAAGTGGAGAGGAGCGGCGTTGCCATGGCGGCGACCCTGGGTAGgcgggccccgcccctccccaggctTCCAGACTCCCACCCGGAATTCATCTCTACTCCACCTCCATCACCTAACCCCGACCACTGCTGCAATCCCGAACCTGGGCTCCTGGATCCACCTCCCCGGCCTCCCGGGGTCTGTCCTACCCGCCAATCACACCCGGGGCGTTGGAGAGCAAAGAAGGGCTGTAGGGGCGGCGGGCTGGGGATGGGAGGCCGGAGGAGGGCTGGGGCCGTGCGGTGGGGCGGCGCGGCGGGGGAGGGAGTGTCACTCGCATCTCCATCCAGGGCAGGTGCTGGCTCTGGTGCTGGTGGCCGCTCTGTGGGGTGGCACACAGCCGCTGCTGAAGCGGGCCTCCTCGCACCTGCAGCAGGTTCATGAGCGGACGTGGGCCCGGCAGTTGCTGCAGGAGACGAAGACCCTCTTCTTGAATACTGAGGTGCGTCGGTGAATGACCCCTTTCTCAGGCGTAGCCGCTAAGAATTTGGTCTCTGGAGTCAAACAGGTCAGGGTCAGAATCTGCATTCCACCACTTACTCGCTAGAAGCTCTTGGATGAATTCCTTGTCtgccttgagcctcagtttcctcatctgtaaaatgggaataatgtaaCCATCTCATGGGGCAGTTGTGAGTATTAAGTGAGGTGAGgcacataaagcacttagcattgGGCCTAGTACATAATTAGGGCCCAAATCTATGATGTTTTGAGctgctattattaatattttattatggtgATCCTTCCAACAGACCTTTCCGGAGGTAGGGCTTAGGGCTCAAATTGGCCCTGGGGAGGCAGGATATGGAGAACTACCTCTGACCCCAACGCTGCCAGTCTAGGCTAGTGGGAAAAACAAGACATAGACACAACCGTCTCTTAGGGCTAAGGGCTTTGAGAGAGGTACAGATAAGTGCTGCGTGAGTTcacaggagggaggctggagctAGGGGACCAGGGGAGGGCTTCTTGGAGAGAGTAACACTGGCATTCAGAGACTTGCAGAATGGGGAGGATAGGAACCAGCAGGGCTGAGGGGGAGGGCATTCAGGGCAAAGGCATGGAATTCACTCAGTGACATTCCCTCTGCCCTGGAAGGGTTCTTTTCAGAGGGCTTAGGCCCTAGGCCCTTATAGCTACCCCTCCCTCCGAGGAAAGGCATATCTCAAAGCTCAAAGAAGGCAGCACTGCTCAGTTAAGCAATCACACTGACTgcagttttcttctgtttccagTACCTGCTGCCCTTTTCCCTCAACCAGTGTGGCTCCCTTCTCTACTACCTCACCTTGGCATCAACAGGTAGGTCTCTGGGTTAGAACTACTATGCTTAGTGGTGGAGGCCACCCGGAGAGTCACTGTGGGGAGGGTGTCTAAAACACCTTGTTGCCATGAGTGAGGGAGAGCCCCCTGTCTCTCGTTCCCGAGCTGCACCCTCTTCTCTGGGCAGTAGGGCACGGTGGGCGGTTATGAGTATGCTGCCAGGCACGAGAGTTGGTTTGAAGCCTGGCAGTCTCATGCAgtggcagaggaagaaagaaggttcATTTTGCTGTGCCAAGGGCTGGCTTTGACACTCTTGCTTCCACTGCTTGCTACCTGCCTAACCTTGAGCAAGTCCCTTATTTGAACCTTGATTTTTTACAACTGGCTTCATAACACTGAGAGCATTAAATTCAGTGTATGAAAAGCATTTGGCAGAGTACCTGGTGCGCACTGTACCAGGAGGAGCTCAATAAACATAAATTGCCTTTTCCCCACTGTTGTTGACTGCCCTCTACTGCGTCAGATACTGTTCtagttttcacattttaaaaaattctcatctcaaccctatgaagtaggcatGATTGTCTCCACCTAGGAGATGAAGTTACAGAACTTTGGGCAACTTATTGCATCTCTCTTTAAGTCCCACTGCATGTCCGTGCAGAAGGACTTGAAGCCACATATTACTAAAGTTTATGCTCTTGAACTTTGCTATGAGAATTTCACCTCTCCTGGAGTCTCACCTAGGCCCCCCAGAGACTTGACAGAAATTTGGGTCCCAGGTAGCCCTGGGAAACCCCTCAGAGGCCATAGGAGGGTGAGCGGATAGGCCGACCTCCAGACCTGCCACATCAGCTTCAACTAGAGTCACTCCGCCTTCATCGGTCTTATATTTTGGGCTTCTCATAAGACTTCATTTAAAGGAAAGTTTGAAAGCCTCTGGCACTCCCTGCTGCCCAGAATGCTAAGCCCTCTGGTCAGCTGACTGCAGTTAGCCATTTACCAAGTTTTGAGCAAATTGGAATTTTAGGATCCTATTATCTCACCACCTACTCTGTATCCTTTAACGCCCACCCATTCTAATAATCAGAACAGTGGTCTCTGTTTATTAAGGATACATTCAGCCAAGGATATACACATGTTATCATATTTCATCTTACAACCCTGTTGTAAGGTGATGTTGTTATCCTGCTATCACTGTTTGTCATGTAGGGCACAGGCTCAGAGTGTTTGAATGACCTAACCAAGGTGACATAGGGAAACCTGGGTCAGCCTCACTCCAGTGCCCTTGCTCTTCCCTTGTACCGTGCTGCTTCCCTCCCCAATCTCCTGTTGCAAACCAGACTTTAGCAGCCACTGCACTCGATGTAAAGTGTGAAAGCTTAAGGAAGGAGCTCTGAGTAGGTAGCTGTTGTGTCAGTTTCTTGGATGGCTAATGCCAGCCTCGGTGGGGCCTCGCAGGGGCTGAGGAGCTGCACGGTTCTCTCCTCCGCTACCTGAAGCAGGTGAGGCCCGGGAGGGCTGGGAAAGAGTGTGCTGAGAAGCCAACATGCACAGTCTGCCTGGCAGTTATGAGTCTTGTAAACTAGTAACTCAGCTTCtgatttcgttttgtttttttgtatgtgtttaaGAGCACTTAACGTAAAATCTATCTTCTTAAAAAGCTTTAGGTGTACAAAATTTAAGTGTAATAAATTTTAAGTTAACAGTGTTCTTAACTCCATTAGTCTTTTTGAAGTTTGTTTCTTGCAAGTCAGTCCCTCGGGGCTTCAAAACTAAGGAACAGACCCTGGACTGCGGTGACCTCTACTTAAGGCCCAGCCTTGTGGGGCCTGTCCTGTACCTGGCTTCCTACCGctgactttttttctcttctgtaattcCGTAAGGCCCAAGTCTGagctgaaacagaaacaaaatgtgCTTCACCTGCAGTTTTGGTTTGTCCTTATCCATCTAAATAGATTCAATAagggcacaggctttggagtcaggcagaccttGGTTTAAATCCTCAATTTGCCTCAATTTATGTGATGTCTTTGAGCCTTTGATTCTTTTATCTATGCAGAATGATGCTAATGCTCTTCCTGCAgtgtttttgtgaagattaatgaGATGTGTGCACAAAGCACCCGGCACATAATGTATACTTGACAAACGTGTTTGGTGTTAATAGCTACTGCATCCTATGGGTTTTGGGTACTTGTCTGTCCAGATGTCCTTGAGATCTCAGAAGTTCTCTTTGAGTGCAAAGATCTCATCCTTACCAGCAAACCAAGGTGGTCCCAGACCTTATAGTTCAGGTCTTCATGCTGGAATCCTGAGGGAGCACTGAATTtagagtcaggagacctgagtttgaatcctgagcTTTGCTGTgacttcatctggaaaatggggtcaTGAGATACCCTTTTTAAAAGACTGTCTTGATGATGTAATGAAAGTGTTTTGTGCctagaaagactttttttttttgcatctc harbors:
- the EIF3I gene encoding eukaryotic translation initiation factor 3 subunit I, which encodes MKPILLQGHERSITQIKYNREGDLLFTVAKDPIVNVWYSVNGERLGTYMGHTGAVWCVDADWDTKHVLTGSADNSCRLWDCETGKQLALVKTNSAVRTCGFDFGGNIIMFSTDKQMGYQCFVSFFDLRDPSQIDNNEPYMKIPCNDSKITSAVWGPLGECIIAGHEGGELNQYSAKSGEVLVTIKEHSRQINDIQLSRDMTMFVTASKDNTAKLFDSTTLEHQKTFRTERPVNSAALSPNYDHVVLGGGQEAMDVTTTSTRIGKFEARFFHLAFEEEFGRIKGHFGPINSVAFHPDGKSYSSGGEDGYVRIHYFDPQYFEFEFEA
- the TMEM234 gene encoding transmembrane protein 234 isoform X2, whose amino-acid sequence is MAATLGQVLALVLVAALWGGTQPLLKRASSHLQQVHERTWARQLLQETKTLFLNTEYLLPFSLNQCGSLLYYLTLASTDLTLAVPISNSLAIIFTLIVGKVLGEDIGGKRAFAGMVLTVAGITLCITSSVTKTQGQPSTP